One window from the genome of Manis pentadactyla isolate mManPen7 chromosome 15, mManPen7.hap1, whole genome shotgun sequence encodes:
- the ZFPM1 gene encoding zinc finger protein ZFPM1 isoform X2: MSRRKQSNPRQIKRSLGEMEAGEEAQAVDAHLPEQKAAAPEPEGPGDPEPLSPDELELQLQDGQRRVRARRSLAEGLSWGPFRGSIRSGASSPGQVEMALALLLEDEACWLRTLPQALTEAEASAEIYRKDEALWCRLTKPVPAGGLLSTLLVAEPHDAPRHPAKESSESTHPAPTHSDIQLLPQQAGMASILATAVINKDVFPCKDCGIWYRSERNLQAHLLYYCASRQSAGSPAAVAADEKPKETYPNERVCPFPQCRKSCPSASSLEIHMRSHSGERPFMCLICLSAFTTKANCERHLKVHTDTLSGVCHSCGFISTTRDILYSHLVTRHMVCQPGSKADIYSPGTGHPAAKLPPDSLASFQQHTALPGALASADTALAPNPSPGLDKKAQAEATNGETRTAAQNGGGSEPPAAPRSIKAEPADEPELGPVARSRTPSPRSPGPARVKTEPSSPSPGSPGTGEQGALFLPQLPAAPPASEILAKMCELVHGRLHTSAGEPAGLFAGAPKGATCFECDITFNNVNNFYVHKRLYCSGRRPPDDAPPARRPKAPPAPPRAPPAPPPKEADASSSPGPGASEDEAGRGAGGATTPEAEPGGRGSEDSPSPSSGADEDEDPRRTLCEACNIRFSRHETYTVHKRYYCASRHDPPPRRPAPAGTPGTPASAAPPVRTRRRRKLHELPAAGSAPPLAPGPAPAAAGPAPVPLASASPRPGSGSGPDAADGPIDLSKKPRRQAPGPAPLPALADYHECTACRVSFHSLEAYLAHKKFSCPAAPRHLRPAPEDAPAVACPYCPPNGLVRGDLVEHFRLAHGLLLGKPPPDARTPSPAAPRDGLNGQEPPSGADHGSPSPEAAPPPPSHSDKGALATAPQGNHRHCRLCNIKFSSLSTFIAHKKYYCSSHAAEHVK, from the exons ACGAGTTGGAGCTGCAGCTGCAGGACGGGCAGAGGCGTGTGCGGGCTCGACGCAGCCTCGCCGAGGGTCTGTCCTGGGGCCCATTCCGCGGGAGCATCCGGAGCGGAGCCTCGTCCCCCGGGCAGGTGGAAATG GCCCTGGCCCTGCTGCTGGAGGACGAGGCCTGCTGGCTGAGGACGCTGCCCCAGGCCCTGACGGAGGCTGAAGCCAGCGCGGAGATCTACAGGAAGG ATGAAGCCCTCTGGTGCAGGCTCACCAAGCCGGTGCCCGCAGGCGGACTGCTGAGCACACTCCTCGTGGCTGAGCCCCACGATGCCCCCCGCCACCCCGCAAAGGAGTCCTCGGAGTCCACgcacccagcccccacccacaGCGACATCCAGCTCCTGCCCCAGCAGGCCGGCATGGCGTCCATCCTGGCCACCGCGGTCATCAACA AAGACGTCTTCCCCTGCAAGGACTGCGGGATCTGGTACCGGAGTGAGCGGAACCTGCAAGCCCACCTCCTCTACTACTGTGCCAGCCGGCAGAGTGCCGGCTCTCCTGCCGCAGTGGCTGCCGACGAGAAGCCCAAAGAAACCTACCCCAACGAGCGCGTCTGCCCCTTCCCCCAGTGCCGCAAAAGCTGTCCCAGCGCCAGCTCCCTGGAGATCCACATGCGCAGCCACAGCG GAGAACGCCCCTTCATGTGTCTGATCTGCCTGTCGGCTTTCACCACCAAGGCCAACTGTGAGCGGCACCTCAAGGTCCACACGGACACTCTGAGTG GTGTCTGCCACAGCTGTGGCTTCATCTCCACCACGAGGGACATTCTCTACAGCCACCTGGTGACCCGCCACATGGTCTGCCAGCCAGGCTCCAAGGCTGACATCTACTCACCAGGGACCGGGCACCCAGCTGCCAAGCTGCCCCCAG ACAGTCTGGCCAGCTTCCAGCAGCACACCGCCCTGCCCGGCGCCCTGGCCTCCGCTGACACGGCCCTGGCACCCAACCCATCGCCAGGACTGGACAAGAAGGCCCAGGCAGAGGCCACCAACGGAGAGACCAGAACGGCCGCCCAGAACGGCGGCGGCAGCGAGCCGCCCGCGGCCCCCAGGAGCATCAAGGCAGAGCCTGCGGATGAGCCCGAGCTCGGGCCCGTAGCCCGGTCGCGGACGCCGTCGCCGCGCAGCCCTGGCCCTGCCCGGGTGAAGACGGAGCCGTCCAGCCCCTCTCCAGGGAGCCCTGGAACGGGCGAGCAGGGCGCTCTCTTCCTGCCGCAGCTCCCCGCCGCGCCCCCTGCCTCGGAGATCCTGGCCAAGATGTGCGAGCTGGTGCACGGCCGGCTGCACACGAGCGCGGGGGAGCCGGCCGGCCTCTTCGCGGGCGCCCCCAAGGGTGCCACGTGCTTCGAGTGCGACATCACCTTCAATAACGTCAACAACTTCTACGTGCACAAGCGCCTCTACTGCTCCGGCCGCCGGCCGCCCGACGACGCGCCCCCCGCGCGCAGGCCCAAGGCGCCCCCCGCCCCACCGCGCGCGCCCCCCGCGCCGCCGCCCAAAGAGGCCGACGCGAGCTCGTCGCCGGGGCCCGGGGCGAGCGAGGACGAggcggggcgcggggcggggggcgcGACCACGCCGGAGGCCGAGCCGGGCGGCCGGGGCAGCGAGGACAGCCCGAGCCCGAGCAGCGGGGCGGACGAGGATGAGGACCCCCGCCGGACGCTGTGCGAGGCCTGCAACATCCGCTTCAGCCGCCACGAGACCTACACGGTGCACAAGCGCTACTACTGCGCCTCGCGCCACGACCCGCCGCCGCGCCGGCCCGCGCCCGCCGGAACCCCCGGGACGCCCGCGTCCGCCGCGCCACCCGTCCGCACGCGCAGGCGCCGCAAGCTCCACGAGCTGCCCGCGGCCGGGTCCGCCCCGCCCCTGGCGCCAGGCCCCGCCCCGGCCGCGGCTGGGCCCGCCCCCGTGCCCCTCGCGTCAGCGTCTCCGCGGCCCGGAAGCGGAAGCGGCCCCGACGCCGCCGACGGCCCCATCGACTTGAGTAAAAAGCCGCGGCGCCAGGCGCCCGGCCCCGCGCCCCTGCCGGCCCTGGCCGACTACCACGAGTGCACGGCCTGCCGCGTGAGCTTCCACAGCCTCGAGGCCTACCTGGCGCACAAGAAGTTCTCGTGCCCCGCCGCGCCGCGCCACCTGCGCCCCGCCCCCGAGGACGCTCCCGCCGTCGCGTGCCCCTACTGCCCCCCGAACGGCCTGGTCCGCGGCGACCTGGTCGAGCACTTCCGCCTCGCGCACGGCCTGCTGCTGGGAAAGCCTCCGCCGGATGCCCGGACGCCCTCGCCTGCCGCCCCCCGCGACGGCCTCAATGGCCAGGAGCCGCCCTCCGGCGCAGACCACGGCAGCCCATCGCCCGAGGCCGCGCCGCCGCCCCCTTCCCACTCGGACAAGGGCGCGCTGGCCACGGCGCCCCAAGGCAACCACAGGCACTGCCGCCTGTGCAACATCAAGTTCAGCAGCCTGTCCACCTTCATCGCCCACAAGAAGTATTACTGTTCCTCGCACGCGGCCGAGCACGTGAAGTGA
- the ZFPM1 gene encoding zinc finger protein ZFPM1 isoform X3, protein MSRRKQSNPRQIKHELELQLQDGQRRVRARRSLAEGLSWGPFRGSIRSGASSPGQVEMALALLLEDEACWLRTLPQALTEAEASAEIYRKDEALWCRLTKPVPAGGLLSTLLVAEPHDAPRHPAKESSESTHPAPTHSDIQLLPQQAGMASILATAVINKDVFPCKDCGIWYRSERNLQAHLLYYCASRQSAGSPAAVAADEKPKETYPNERVCPFPQCRKSCPSASSLEIHMRSHSGERPFMCLICLSAFTTKANCERHLKVHTDTLSGVCHSCGFISTTRDILYSHLVTRHMVCQPGSKADIYSPGTGHPAAKLPPDSLASFQQHTALPGALASADTALAPNPSPGLDKKAQAEATNGETRTAAQNGGGSEPPAAPRSIKAEPADEPELGPVARSRTPSPRSPGPARVKTEPSSPSPGSPGTGEQGALFLPQLPAAPPASEILAKMCELVHGRLHTSAGEPAGLFAGAPKGATCFECDITFNNVNNFYVHKRLYCSGRRPPDDAPPARRPKAPPAPPRAPPAPPPKEADASSSPGPGASEDEAGRGAGGATTPEAEPGGRGSEDSPSPSSGADEDEDPRRTLCEACNIRFSRHETYTVHKRYYCASRHDPPPRRPAPAGTPGTPASAAPPVRTRRRRKLHELPAAGSAPPLAPGPAPAAAGPAPVPLASASPRPGSGSGPDAADGPIDLSKKPRRQAPGPAPLPALADYHECTACRVSFHSLEAYLAHKKFSCPAAPRHLRPAPEDAPAVACPYCPPNGLVRGDLVEHFRLAHGLLLGKPPPDARTPSPAAPRDGLNGQEPPSGADHGSPSPEAAPPPPSHSDKGALATAPQGNHRHCRLCNIKFSSLSTFIAHKKYYCSSHAAEHVK, encoded by the exons ACGAGTTGGAGCTGCAGCTGCAGGACGGGCAGAGGCGTGTGCGGGCTCGACGCAGCCTCGCCGAGGGTCTGTCCTGGGGCCCATTCCGCGGGAGCATCCGGAGCGGAGCCTCGTCCCCCGGGCAGGTGGAAATG GCCCTGGCCCTGCTGCTGGAGGACGAGGCCTGCTGGCTGAGGACGCTGCCCCAGGCCCTGACGGAGGCTGAAGCCAGCGCGGAGATCTACAGGAAGG ATGAAGCCCTCTGGTGCAGGCTCACCAAGCCGGTGCCCGCAGGCGGACTGCTGAGCACACTCCTCGTGGCTGAGCCCCACGATGCCCCCCGCCACCCCGCAAAGGAGTCCTCGGAGTCCACgcacccagcccccacccacaGCGACATCCAGCTCCTGCCCCAGCAGGCCGGCATGGCGTCCATCCTGGCCACCGCGGTCATCAACA AAGACGTCTTCCCCTGCAAGGACTGCGGGATCTGGTACCGGAGTGAGCGGAACCTGCAAGCCCACCTCCTCTACTACTGTGCCAGCCGGCAGAGTGCCGGCTCTCCTGCCGCAGTGGCTGCCGACGAGAAGCCCAAAGAAACCTACCCCAACGAGCGCGTCTGCCCCTTCCCCCAGTGCCGCAAAAGCTGTCCCAGCGCCAGCTCCCTGGAGATCCACATGCGCAGCCACAGCG GAGAACGCCCCTTCATGTGTCTGATCTGCCTGTCGGCTTTCACCACCAAGGCCAACTGTGAGCGGCACCTCAAGGTCCACACGGACACTCTGAGTG GTGTCTGCCACAGCTGTGGCTTCATCTCCACCACGAGGGACATTCTCTACAGCCACCTGGTGACCCGCCACATGGTCTGCCAGCCAGGCTCCAAGGCTGACATCTACTCACCAGGGACCGGGCACCCAGCTGCCAAGCTGCCCCCAG ACAGTCTGGCCAGCTTCCAGCAGCACACCGCCCTGCCCGGCGCCCTGGCCTCCGCTGACACGGCCCTGGCACCCAACCCATCGCCAGGACTGGACAAGAAGGCCCAGGCAGAGGCCACCAACGGAGAGACCAGAACGGCCGCCCAGAACGGCGGCGGCAGCGAGCCGCCCGCGGCCCCCAGGAGCATCAAGGCAGAGCCTGCGGATGAGCCCGAGCTCGGGCCCGTAGCCCGGTCGCGGACGCCGTCGCCGCGCAGCCCTGGCCCTGCCCGGGTGAAGACGGAGCCGTCCAGCCCCTCTCCAGGGAGCCCTGGAACGGGCGAGCAGGGCGCTCTCTTCCTGCCGCAGCTCCCCGCCGCGCCCCCTGCCTCGGAGATCCTGGCCAAGATGTGCGAGCTGGTGCACGGCCGGCTGCACACGAGCGCGGGGGAGCCGGCCGGCCTCTTCGCGGGCGCCCCCAAGGGTGCCACGTGCTTCGAGTGCGACATCACCTTCAATAACGTCAACAACTTCTACGTGCACAAGCGCCTCTACTGCTCCGGCCGCCGGCCGCCCGACGACGCGCCCCCCGCGCGCAGGCCCAAGGCGCCCCCCGCCCCACCGCGCGCGCCCCCCGCGCCGCCGCCCAAAGAGGCCGACGCGAGCTCGTCGCCGGGGCCCGGGGCGAGCGAGGACGAggcggggcgcggggcggggggcgcGACCACGCCGGAGGCCGAGCCGGGCGGCCGGGGCAGCGAGGACAGCCCGAGCCCGAGCAGCGGGGCGGACGAGGATGAGGACCCCCGCCGGACGCTGTGCGAGGCCTGCAACATCCGCTTCAGCCGCCACGAGACCTACACGGTGCACAAGCGCTACTACTGCGCCTCGCGCCACGACCCGCCGCCGCGCCGGCCCGCGCCCGCCGGAACCCCCGGGACGCCCGCGTCCGCCGCGCCACCCGTCCGCACGCGCAGGCGCCGCAAGCTCCACGAGCTGCCCGCGGCCGGGTCCGCCCCGCCCCTGGCGCCAGGCCCCGCCCCGGCCGCGGCTGGGCCCGCCCCCGTGCCCCTCGCGTCAGCGTCTCCGCGGCCCGGAAGCGGAAGCGGCCCCGACGCCGCCGACGGCCCCATCGACTTGAGTAAAAAGCCGCGGCGCCAGGCGCCCGGCCCCGCGCCCCTGCCGGCCCTGGCCGACTACCACGAGTGCACGGCCTGCCGCGTGAGCTTCCACAGCCTCGAGGCCTACCTGGCGCACAAGAAGTTCTCGTGCCCCGCCGCGCCGCGCCACCTGCGCCCCGCCCCCGAGGACGCTCCCGCCGTCGCGTGCCCCTACTGCCCCCCGAACGGCCTGGTCCGCGGCGACCTGGTCGAGCACTTCCGCCTCGCGCACGGCCTGCTGCTGGGAAAGCCTCCGCCGGATGCCCGGACGCCCTCGCCTGCCGCCCCCCGCGACGGCCTCAATGGCCAGGAGCCGCCCTCCGGCGCAGACCACGGCAGCCCATCGCCCGAGGCCGCGCCGCCGCCCCCTTCCCACTCGGACAAGGGCGCGCTGGCCACGGCGCCCCAAGGCAACCACAGGCACTGCCGCCTGTGCAACATCAAGTTCAGCAGCCTGTCCACCTTCATCGCCCACAAGAAGTATTACTGTTCCTCGCACGCGGCCGAGCACGTGAAGTGA
- the ZFPM1 gene encoding zinc finger protein ZFPM1 isoform X1 produces MSRRKQSNPRQIKRSLGEMEAGEEAQAVDAHLPEQKAAAPEPEGPGDPEPLSPDATPPPPPPSTSPRGPEGTPGQESARRPEEEASSSWSGPDELELQLQDGQRRVRARRSLAEGLSWGPFRGSIRSGASSPGQVEMALALLLEDEACWLRTLPQALTEAEASAEIYRKDEALWCRLTKPVPAGGLLSTLLVAEPHDAPRHPAKESSESTHPAPTHSDIQLLPQQAGMASILATAVINKDVFPCKDCGIWYRSERNLQAHLLYYCASRQSAGSPAAVAADEKPKETYPNERVCPFPQCRKSCPSASSLEIHMRSHSGERPFMCLICLSAFTTKANCERHLKVHTDTLSGVCHSCGFISTTRDILYSHLVTRHMVCQPGSKADIYSPGTGHPAAKLPPDSLASFQQHTALPGALASADTALAPNPSPGLDKKAQAEATNGETRTAAQNGGGSEPPAAPRSIKAEPADEPELGPVARSRTPSPRSPGPARVKTEPSSPSPGSPGTGEQGALFLPQLPAAPPASEILAKMCELVHGRLHTSAGEPAGLFAGAPKGATCFECDITFNNVNNFYVHKRLYCSGRRPPDDAPPARRPKAPPAPPRAPPAPPPKEADASSSPGPGASEDEAGRGAGGATTPEAEPGGRGSEDSPSPSSGADEDEDPRRTLCEACNIRFSRHETYTVHKRYYCASRHDPPPRRPAPAGTPGTPASAAPPVRTRRRRKLHELPAAGSAPPLAPGPAPAAAGPAPVPLASASPRPGSGSGPDAADGPIDLSKKPRRQAPGPAPLPALADYHECTACRVSFHSLEAYLAHKKFSCPAAPRHLRPAPEDAPAVACPYCPPNGLVRGDLVEHFRLAHGLLLGKPPPDARTPSPAAPRDGLNGQEPPSGADHGSPSPEAAPPPPSHSDKGALATAPQGNHRHCRLCNIKFSSLSTFIAHKKYYCSSHAAEHVK; encoded by the exons ACGAGTTGGAGCTGCAGCTGCAGGACGGGCAGAGGCGTGTGCGGGCTCGACGCAGCCTCGCCGAGGGTCTGTCCTGGGGCCCATTCCGCGGGAGCATCCGGAGCGGAGCCTCGTCCCCCGGGCAGGTGGAAATG GCCCTGGCCCTGCTGCTGGAGGACGAGGCCTGCTGGCTGAGGACGCTGCCCCAGGCCCTGACGGAGGCTGAAGCCAGCGCGGAGATCTACAGGAAGG ATGAAGCCCTCTGGTGCAGGCTCACCAAGCCGGTGCCCGCAGGCGGACTGCTGAGCACACTCCTCGTGGCTGAGCCCCACGATGCCCCCCGCCACCCCGCAAAGGAGTCCTCGGAGTCCACgcacccagcccccacccacaGCGACATCCAGCTCCTGCCCCAGCAGGCCGGCATGGCGTCCATCCTGGCCACCGCGGTCATCAACA AAGACGTCTTCCCCTGCAAGGACTGCGGGATCTGGTACCGGAGTGAGCGGAACCTGCAAGCCCACCTCCTCTACTACTGTGCCAGCCGGCAGAGTGCCGGCTCTCCTGCCGCAGTGGCTGCCGACGAGAAGCCCAAAGAAACCTACCCCAACGAGCGCGTCTGCCCCTTCCCCCAGTGCCGCAAAAGCTGTCCCAGCGCCAGCTCCCTGGAGATCCACATGCGCAGCCACAGCG GAGAACGCCCCTTCATGTGTCTGATCTGCCTGTCGGCTTTCACCACCAAGGCCAACTGTGAGCGGCACCTCAAGGTCCACACGGACACTCTGAGTG GTGTCTGCCACAGCTGTGGCTTCATCTCCACCACGAGGGACATTCTCTACAGCCACCTGGTGACCCGCCACATGGTCTGCCAGCCAGGCTCCAAGGCTGACATCTACTCACCAGGGACCGGGCACCCAGCTGCCAAGCTGCCCCCAG ACAGTCTGGCCAGCTTCCAGCAGCACACCGCCCTGCCCGGCGCCCTGGCCTCCGCTGACACGGCCCTGGCACCCAACCCATCGCCAGGACTGGACAAGAAGGCCCAGGCAGAGGCCACCAACGGAGAGACCAGAACGGCCGCCCAGAACGGCGGCGGCAGCGAGCCGCCCGCGGCCCCCAGGAGCATCAAGGCAGAGCCTGCGGATGAGCCCGAGCTCGGGCCCGTAGCCCGGTCGCGGACGCCGTCGCCGCGCAGCCCTGGCCCTGCCCGGGTGAAGACGGAGCCGTCCAGCCCCTCTCCAGGGAGCCCTGGAACGGGCGAGCAGGGCGCTCTCTTCCTGCCGCAGCTCCCCGCCGCGCCCCCTGCCTCGGAGATCCTGGCCAAGATGTGCGAGCTGGTGCACGGCCGGCTGCACACGAGCGCGGGGGAGCCGGCCGGCCTCTTCGCGGGCGCCCCCAAGGGTGCCACGTGCTTCGAGTGCGACATCACCTTCAATAACGTCAACAACTTCTACGTGCACAAGCGCCTCTACTGCTCCGGCCGCCGGCCGCCCGACGACGCGCCCCCCGCGCGCAGGCCCAAGGCGCCCCCCGCCCCACCGCGCGCGCCCCCCGCGCCGCCGCCCAAAGAGGCCGACGCGAGCTCGTCGCCGGGGCCCGGGGCGAGCGAGGACGAggcggggcgcggggcggggggcgcGACCACGCCGGAGGCCGAGCCGGGCGGCCGGGGCAGCGAGGACAGCCCGAGCCCGAGCAGCGGGGCGGACGAGGATGAGGACCCCCGCCGGACGCTGTGCGAGGCCTGCAACATCCGCTTCAGCCGCCACGAGACCTACACGGTGCACAAGCGCTACTACTGCGCCTCGCGCCACGACCCGCCGCCGCGCCGGCCCGCGCCCGCCGGAACCCCCGGGACGCCCGCGTCCGCCGCGCCACCCGTCCGCACGCGCAGGCGCCGCAAGCTCCACGAGCTGCCCGCGGCCGGGTCCGCCCCGCCCCTGGCGCCAGGCCCCGCCCCGGCCGCGGCTGGGCCCGCCCCCGTGCCCCTCGCGTCAGCGTCTCCGCGGCCCGGAAGCGGAAGCGGCCCCGACGCCGCCGACGGCCCCATCGACTTGAGTAAAAAGCCGCGGCGCCAGGCGCCCGGCCCCGCGCCCCTGCCGGCCCTGGCCGACTACCACGAGTGCACGGCCTGCCGCGTGAGCTTCCACAGCCTCGAGGCCTACCTGGCGCACAAGAAGTTCTCGTGCCCCGCCGCGCCGCGCCACCTGCGCCCCGCCCCCGAGGACGCTCCCGCCGTCGCGTGCCCCTACTGCCCCCCGAACGGCCTGGTCCGCGGCGACCTGGTCGAGCACTTCCGCCTCGCGCACGGCCTGCTGCTGGGAAAGCCTCCGCCGGATGCCCGGACGCCCTCGCCTGCCGCCCCCCGCGACGGCCTCAATGGCCAGGAGCCGCCCTCCGGCGCAGACCACGGCAGCCCATCGCCCGAGGCCGCGCCGCCGCCCCCTTCCCACTCGGACAAGGGCGCGCTGGCCACGGCGCCCCAAGGCAACCACAGGCACTGCCGCCTGTGCAACATCAAGTTCAGCAGCCTGTCCACCTTCATCGCCCACAAGAAGTATTACTGTTCCTCGCACGCGGCCGAGCACGTGAAGTGA